In Bacteroidota bacterium, a single genomic region encodes these proteins:
- a CDS encoding response regulator, which yields MKKSKSKKSPPKFIYRWVDKKILIVEDLEVNHMLIDRILQRTSANLIWAMDGEEAVELCQQHNDIDLVLMDIRLPKMNGYEATKRIRKFRNDLPIIAQTAYVMENNKHKVIDAGCNDLITKPIDKNILLDKVHKYIMKNNKM from the coding sequence ATGAAAAAATCAAAATCTAAAAAATCCCCTCCCAAATTTATTTATAGATGGGTTGACAAGAAAATACTTATTGTAGAAGATTTAGAGGTTAACCACATGCTGATTGATAGAATATTGCAAAGAACAAGTGCAAATTTGATTTGGGCTATGGATGGGGAAGAAGCTGTAGAACTTTGTCAACAACATAATGACATTGATTTAGTACTTATGGATATTCGTTTACCAAAAATGAATGGATATGAAGCAACAAAAAGAATAAGAAAATTTAGAAATGATTTACCAATAATAGCTCAGACTGCCTATGTGATGGAAAATAATAAACATAAAGTAATAGATGCAGGTTGTAATGACCTTATTACTAAACCAATAGATAAAAATATTTTACTTGATAAAGTTCATAAATATATTATGAAAAATAATAAAATGTAA
- a CDS encoding DUF3127 domain-containing protein, which produces MKFELSGKIIVINDTKQISDKFKKREFVILRKEMVSSMEFTDYIKFQLIQDKCNLIDSYKVNDEVKVSFNIRGNKWERDGNVNYFTNLDAWRLEKAGESENPPPPPPMQEQDDVYVSNNTETEDDDLPF; this is translated from the coding sequence ATGAAATTTGAACTAAGTGGAAAAATAATTGTTATAAACGACACAAAACAAATCAGTGATAAATTCAAAAAGAGAGAATTTGTTATTTTACGTAAAGAAATGGTTAGCTCAATGGAGTTTACTGATTACATTAAGTTTCAACTAATACAAGATAAATGCAATCTTATTGATTCTTATAAAGTTAATGATGAAGTAAAGGTCTCTTTTAACATAAGAGGGAACAAATGGGAAAGAGATGGAAATGTAAATTATTTTACAAATCTAGATGCATGGAGATTAGAAAAAGCTGGTGAAAGTGAAAATCCTCCTCCGCCTCCTCCAATGCAAGAACAAGATGATGTTTATGTAAGTAATAATACAGAAACAGAGGATGATGACTTACCGTTTTAG
- a CDS encoding VanZ family protein, whose amino-acid sequence MITVNKKWGNTFGIFFLFIIVLIFLAYFDKLPDTGDGINDFFGHFILYGLLGILAHRAIQRKHLLFFPLAILVVIAFTTIEEFIQLLSPNRNFNPLDIVANISGLLFFYFFDFLIFKIKSNEKIESDYKEYFTKIGSKGKTAIVFGGTGLVGAELIKKLIKDDSYKEIRTFSRRELSITNPKINEIHSDVLNMNGQYDLIKGDDLFFCIGTTIKKAQSKENFNKVDYILPVRIAKIASDNKVANFIAISSLGSERYTNNFYLSTKRKMEQDVQQFKFEKTAFIKPSLLLGEREEFRFLEKVSKIFLKIAKPFLIGKSEKYKAINSEVVARAMIRIANTKSDKKYYESDELQIIGKD is encoded by the coding sequence ATGATTACTGTAAACAAAAAATGGGGAAATACATTTGGAATCTTTTTCCTATTTATTATTGTGTTAATATTTTTAGCATATTTTGATAAATTGCCTGATACAGGAGATGGAATTAATGACTTTTTTGGACATTTCATTTTATATGGATTACTTGGAATACTTGCTCATAGGGCAATACAAAGAAAACATCTTTTATTTTTTCCATTAGCAATTTTAGTTGTAATTGCTTTTACAACAATCGAAGAGTTTATTCAACTTTTATCGCCTAACAGAAATTTTAATCCTCTTGATATTGTTGCTAATATTTCAGGTTTGTTATTTTTTTACTTTTTTGATTTTTTAATATTTAAAATTAAAAGTAATGAAAAAATTGAAAGTGATTATAAGGAGTATTTCACAAAGATTGGAAGTAAAGGGAAAACTGCCATTGTTTTTGGAGGTACAGGTTTGGTAGGAGCGGAGCTAATTAAAAAACTTATCAAAGACGACAGTTACAAAGAAATTAGGACTTTCTCAAGAAGAGAACTGTCTATAACAAATCCAAAAATAAATGAAATTCATTCTGATGTTTTAAACATGAATGGTCAGTACGATTTAATAAAAGGCGATGATCTTTTCTTTTGTATCGGTACAACAATAAAAAAAGCACAAAGCAAAGAAAATTTTAATAAAGTAGATTATATTTTACCTGTACGAATTGCAAAAATTGCTTCTGATAACAAGGTTGCTAATTTCATAGCGATTTCATCACTTGGTTCTGAGCGATATACAAATAATTTTTACCTATCAACCAAACGTAAAATGGAACAAGATGTTCAACAATTTAAATTTGAAAAAACTGCCTTTATAAAGCCTTCATTGTTGTTAGGAGAAAGAGAGGAGTTTAGGTTTCTTGAAAAAGTTTCTAAAATATTTTTAAAAATAGCAAAGCCTTTCTTAATAGGAAAATCTGAAAAATATAAAGCAATAAATTCTGAAGTGGTAGCCCGTGCAATGATAAGAATTGCAAACACAAAATCGGATAAAAAATACTACGAATCAGATGAGCTACAAATTATTGGTAAAGATTAA